One genomic segment of Spirochaetae bacterium HGW-Spirochaetae-1 includes these proteins:
- a CDS encoding transketolase, with amino-acid sequence MPLTDQEIKELKARAKQIRLDIIDTTVAAGGAHIGGGMSIVEIMTILYYKYAKVDPSNPKWEDRDRIIVSKGHAGVCVAPVLANKGYFPREDLKTFNQFNSPFGMHLDSLKVKGVDASTGSLGHGLSMSVGMALGARVQGKSWNTYCILGDGECNEGSVWEAAMSASHFKLTNLITFVDRNNLMIDGPTEQVMRLEPFADKWKAFGFIVKEIDGHDFNALSEAIEYAHSEKSGPVLILCHTIKGKGVDFMENEVKWHYGSVDSVLAQKARESVEKMS; translated from the coding sequence ATGCCACTTACAGATCAGGAAATAAAAGAGCTGAAAGCCAGAGCGAAACAGATTCGCCTGGATATAATTGACACGACTGTAGCTGCGGGCGGAGCCCATATCGGCGGCGGGATGAGCATAGTGGAAATTATGACCATCCTTTATTACAAGTATGCCAAAGTCGATCCATCAAACCCAAAATGGGAGGATCGCGATCGTATTATAGTGAGTAAAGGACACGCCGGCGTATGCGTTGCACCGGTGCTGGCAAACAAGGGATATTTTCCCCGCGAAGATCTAAAAACATTTAATCAGTTCAATTCACCTTTCGGAATGCACCTGGACAGCCTGAAAGTAAAGGGAGTTGACGCCTCAACCGGTTCCCTGGGGCATGGATTATCCATGTCCGTCGGAATGGCGCTGGGGGCCCGTGTCCAGGGAAAATCATGGAATACCTATTGCATCCTCGGCGACGGTGAGTGTAATGAGGGATCCGTATGGGAAGCCGCCATGTCGGCAAGCCACTTCAAACTGACAAATCTCATAACATTTGTAGATAGAAATAATCTTATGATTGACGGTCCGACAGAACAGGTTATGAGGCTGGAACCCTTCGCCGACAAATGGAAGGCTTTCGGATTTATCGTCAAGGAGATTGATGGTCACGACTTCAATGCTCTTTCGGAAGCAATTGAATATGCTCATTCTGAAAAGTCAGGCCCTGTATTAATCCTGTGTCACACGATAAAAGGGAAGGGTGTCGATTTTATGGAAAATGAAGTTAAATGGCACTACGGCAGTGTGGATTCCGTACTGGCCCAGAAGGCCCGTGAATCTGTTGAGAAAATGTCATGA
- a CDS encoding transketolase, translated as MSTKSGTTWTVYDANTMTQAEIYGQVLCDLGAANPKIVGLSADLAKSTKIGMFGDKFPDRFFNVGIAEQNMFGVAAGLARSGLLPFVSTMAAFVTMRAGEQVRTDICYQNLDVKIIATHGGTSFGAAGSTHHCTEDLAITRAFPNMTVIVPADGIETSNAIKACVDWPGPVYIRIGRGFEPTYYQDENYGFQIGKAVELNPGTDITIICCGITVLQAMEAAKILKESDGLSVRVLNMHTIKPIDEEAILKAVVETRRIITFEDHNVLGGLGSAVADVVAKSGKGCAFDKVGIPDCFCVVGYPEDLYSHYGLDSNSIIDKVREVMGKDFEEDESWEDEV; from the coding sequence ATGAGCACAAAATCAGGAACAACCTGGACAGTATATGACGCAAACACCATGACGCAGGCCGAAATTTATGGTCAGGTGCTTTGCGATCTTGGTGCCGCAAACCCTAAAATCGTGGGGCTTTCTGCTGACCTTGCCAAGTCAACAAAAATAGGTATGTTCGGGGACAAATTCCCCGATAGATTTTTCAATGTGGGCATTGCCGAGCAGAATATGTTCGGTGTAGCTGCGGGCCTTGCCCGTTCCGGACTTCTGCCCTTTGTTTCAACGATGGCCGCTTTCGTAACCATGCGGGCCGGCGAACAGGTCAGGACCGATATCTGCTATCAGAATCTCGATGTAAAAATTATAGCCACCCACGGCGGAACATCCTTTGGCGCTGCCGGCTCTACACATCATTGCACGGAGGACCTGGCGATCACCAGGGCATTCCCCAACATGACGGTCATTGTGCCGGCCGATGGTATCGAAACGTCCAATGCGATCAAGGCTTGTGTTGACTGGCCCGGTCCGGTTTATATCCGTATCGGAAGAGGATTCGAACCCACGTATTACCAGGATGAAAATTACGGATTCCAGATCGGGAAAGCCGTGGAACTCAATCCCGGTACCGATATAACCATCATATGCTGTGGTATTACGGTACTGCAGGCCATGGAAGCGGCCAAAATCCTGAAAGAATCAGATGGCCTGAGCGTTCGTGTATTAAATATGCATACTATAAAGCCAATTGATGAAGAAGCTATTCTGAAGGCCGTTGTGGAAACACGGAGAATAATCACTTTCGAGGATCACAATGTTCTTGGAGGTTTAGGTTCTGCCGTAGCTGATGTAGTTGCCAAGAGCGGAAAGGGGTGTGCCTTTGACAAGGTAGGAATCCCCGACTGTTTCTGCGTAGTTGGCTATCCCGAGGACCTGTACTCCCATTATGGTCTTGATTCCAATTCAATTATCGACAAGGTGCGAGAGGTAATGGGCAAGGATTTCGAGGAAGACGAAAGCTGGGAAGACGAGGTGTAA
- a CDS encoding 2-ketoisovalerate ferredoxin oxidoreductase (catalyzes the coenzyme A-dependent oxidation of 3-methyl-2-oxobutanoate coupled to the reduction of ferredoxin producing S-(2-methylpropanoyl)-CoA) encodes MNKKTTPLTLIEKEYALPGNRACVGCGLAIAYRHGLKALGDDVILTVPASCLTVLQGMYPVSSMLVPCLNTAFETTAASATGIKAALRALGRNTTTVVGWAGDGGTADIGIQALSGAAERNEDFIYVCYDNEAYMNTGTQKSGSTPMGARTTTTIGGKLQHKKDMARIMAAHDIPYVATVSPSYPMDLHDKFRKAKEISGTRYIHILIPCPPGWGYDPQYTVQIGRMAIECGMFDLYEVENGVFSFYGPSKKIAEKGGRKPVEEYIRAQSRFQGIDRATIDELQKWVDAKWETYRQLGYCNL; translated from the coding sequence ATGAATAAAAAAACTACGCCTCTCACATTAATTGAAAAAGAATATGCCCTGCCGGGAAACCGCGCCTGCGTCGGATGCGGCTTGGCTATCGCCTACAGACATGGACTTAAAGCGCTGGGAGACGACGTTATCCTGACAGTCCCGGCCAGCTGTCTTACGGTTCTACAGGGGATGTATCCGGTCTCCTCCATGCTGGTGCCGTGTCTTAATACAGCCTTTGAAACGACAGCGGCTTCAGCCACGGGGATAAAGGCCGCACTTAGAGCCTTGGGAAGGAACACTACAACCGTCGTCGGCTGGGCCGGGGATGGAGGCACCGCCGACATCGGCATTCAGGCTCTTTCCGGTGCAGCCGAGAGGAATGAGGACTTTATATATGTCTGCTACGACAACGAGGCTTACATGAATACGGGAACTCAGAAATCGGGAAGCACTCCCATGGGCGCCCGTACTACGACGACCATAGGCGGCAAATTGCAGCACAAAAAAGATATGGCCCGGATAATGGCAGCACACGACATTCCCTACGTGGCAACCGTAAGTCCGTCATATCCCATGGATCTCCATGATAAATTCAGGAAGGCGAAAGAGATATCGGGAACGCGCTATATCCATATCCTGATACCCTGCCCGCCCGGCTGGGGATATGATCCCCAGTACACCGTCCAGATTGGACGCATGGCCATTGAATGCGGCATGTTTGATCTCTACGAGGTGGAAAACGGAGTTTTTTCCTTTTACGGTCCCTCCAAAAAAATTGCGGAAAAAGGAGGCCGGAAACCCGTCGAGGAGTATATCCGTGCTCAGTCCCGCTTTCAGGGAATTGACCGGGCAACCATTGATGAACTGCAGAAGTGGGTTGACGCGAAGTGGGAAACATACCGACAGCTTGGTTACTGTAACCTGTAA
- a CDS encoding pyruvate ferredoxin oxidoreductase has product MNENVKNKPVKQTTNDVAIMTANHAAACAAKLAEVQVISAYPITPQSPVVEKLMEYVDSGEMKAEFVTVESEHSAITVCIAASAVGARVFTASCANGLALMHEMLHWAAGTRLPIVMAIPNRAVAAPWNILNDQQDSISQRDTGWMQIYCRNNQEVMDTVIQAFKIAEEVYIPIMVCYDGYVLSHTLMPVDVPDAEKVKSFLPEYVPHTVLDPQNPQNINPVTLADPRINAEGTLCHGYYEIRYLLQEAHTRAIDVTKKVGSEFGKLFGREYGIIDTYRCDNAKLIALSMGSVASEAMDAVDMLRDEGYEIGVMHLRLYRPFPAAEIAEAIRSIGCKGLAVMEKNTSYGYEGVLCSDTKAALFDHNVEVFAHSYVMGLGGRDVKVQDIIEALKKSYEYLDKPRHEQFKTQEWINCKI; this is encoded by the coding sequence ATGAACGAAAACGTAAAAAATAAACCAGTGAAACAAACCACTAATGATGTTGCCATAATGACAGCCAACCATGCTGCCGCGTGTGCAGCAAAATTGGCTGAAGTCCAGGTTATTTCGGCCTATCCTATCACGCCTCAATCTCCAGTTGTGGAAAAACTCATGGAATATGTGGACAGCGGCGAGATGAAGGCTGAATTCGTCACCGTTGAAAGCGAACACAGTGCAATCACCGTCTGTATTGCCGCTTCAGCCGTGGGTGCCCGCGTATTTACGGCTAGTTGCGCCAATGGCCTGGCCCTCATGCATGAAATGCTTCATTGGGCTGCCGGAACCCGCCTTCCCATAGTCATGGCCATACCAAACCGTGCCGTGGCAGCGCCGTGGAATATCCTCAACGACCAGCAGGACAGCATCTCACAGCGTGATACGGGATGGATGCAAATATACTGCCGCAACAACCAGGAAGTCATGGATACGGTGATACAGGCCTTCAAAATCGCCGAAGAAGTTTATATACCTATCATGGTTTGCTATGACGGGTATGTTCTTTCACACACCTTGATGCCTGTTGACGTACCCGATGCCGAAAAGGTAAAATCCTTCCTGCCCGAGTATGTTCCCCATACGGTGCTTGATCCGCAGAACCCGCAGAATATAAATCCTGTAACCCTGGCGGACCCGCGAATCAATGCCGAAGGGACCCTCTGCCATGGATATTATGAGATCAGGTACCTGCTTCAGGAAGCTCATACCAGGGCCATCGACGTTACCAAGAAAGTGGGAAGCGAATTCGGAAAACTTTTCGGCCGCGAATACGGGATTATCGATACATACCGATGCGATAATGCCAAGCTCATTGCCCTTTCCATGGGAAGCGTGGCCAGTGAAGCCATGGATGCCGTCGATATGCTCCGTGATGAAGGATACGAAATAGGTGTCATGCACCTGCGTCTTTACCGGCCTTTCCCAGCCGCAGAAATCGCCGAGGCCATCAGATCGATCGGTTGTAAAGGCCTTGCCGTTATGGAAAAAAATACCAGTTACGGATACGAGGGCGTTCTCTGCAGCGATACCAAGGCAGCCCTGTTCGATCACAACGTTGAGGTTTTCGCTCACTCTTATGTCATGGGACTTGGCGGTAGAGATGTAAAAGTGCAGGATATTATTGAGGCCCTTAAAAAGAGTTATGAGTACCTTGATAAACCGCGACATGAACAGTTCAAGACACAGGAATGGATCAATTGTAAAATATGA
- a CDS encoding pyruvate ferredoxin oxidoreductase yields MGTRDCKHITASSTPSIGEAGRTGDWRVKHPEINNDICTPAKTGKPSCFICWSFCPDAVMTKTVPLTIDLEYCKGCGICAQECPTGAITMVDDDRGFSHTC; encoded by the coding sequence ATGGGAACAAGAGATTGCAAACACATCACCGCATCTTCCACGCCATCAATAGGAGAAGCAGGAAGAACCGGCGACTGGCGGGTTAAACATCCCGAGATAAATAATGATATTTGTACCCCGGCAAAAACGGGAAAACCGAGCTGCTTTATCTGCTGGTCTTTCTGTCCCGATGCCGTCATGACAAAGACAGTGCCTCTTACCATTGACCTGGAATACTGCAAAGGATGCGGCATATGCGCCCAGGAATGCCCTACGGGCGCTATAACCATGGTTGATGATGACAGGGGCTTCAGTCATACTTGTTAA
- a CDS encoding pyruvate oxidoreductase subunit gamma: MTEKKKYIEIVWFGRGGQGAITASQIIAEAAYKEGYEGVTTAPSFGAERRGAPVAAFLRLSHVPIRIFSQIADPDIIVVLDPTLLPILQLGKKYKSDALVIVNSTKCPSEIDLDMFRKVGVADITSIALANSLTLAGTAILNTPILGAFVKSTGLVSLPVVEEAIRSKFTGSKGELNVTAARQTYEATMVYEG, from the coding sequence ATGACAGAAAAGAAAAAATACATTGAGATTGTCTGGTTCGGTCGCGGGGGCCAGGGAGCCATAACGGCGAGTCAGATAATTGCTGAAGCGGCATACAAGGAAGGATATGAAGGAGTGACAACAGCTCCATCATTCGGCGCTGAGAGGCGTGGTGCTCCCGTAGCGGCATTTTTACGTCTCAGCCATGTACCCATCCGGATTTTTTCACAGATAGCCGATCCCGATATTATTGTTGTCCTCGATCCAACTTTGCTGCCCATACTTCAGCTTGGGAAAAAATATAAAAGCGATGCACTTGTCATTGTCAATTCAACCAAGTGCCCATCGGAAATAGACCTCGATATGTTCAGGAAGGTAGGCGTAGCCGATATAACAAGCATAGCCCTGGCCAACAGCCTCACACTAGCCGGAACTGCGATTCTCAACACTCCCATTCTGGGAGCCTTTGTTAAAAGCACGGGACTTGTCTCACTTCCCGTTGTTGAGGAGGCAATTCGAAGCAAGTTTACCGGCAGCAAGGGTGAGCTGAACGTGACTGCAGCACGACAGACGTATGAAGCAACTATGGTATACGAAGGATAA
- a CDS encoding glycine dehydrogenase (aminomethyl-transferring) (acts in conjunction with GvcH to form H-protein-S-aminomethyldihydrolipoyllysine from glycine; forms a heterodimer with subunit 1 to form the P protein): MSTIFDKSRIGKNKYAVPGYGLSSSGDIPPSFLRSHVDLPDVNETEMVRHYTGLSTLNFGVDTGMYPLGSCTMKYNPKINEKLASMEAFTSLHPMIDCCYSQGALQIMHELTGYLCSITGMDRFSLAPAAGAHGELTAVMMIKKYFQEKGENRPVILIPDSAHGTNPASVAMCGFEIKTVHSNQEGDVDIESLKSLLDANVAAMMLTSPSTLGLFDRHLTQVAHLLHDNGSLFYCDGANLNAVMGVAKIKDMGFDIMHVNLHKTFSTPHGGGGPGSGPVGVVSKLAPYLPVPVVEKQENQYILNYENTRSIGRVHSFYGNFLIMLRAFIYIRMMGEKGIRGVSEHAVLNANYLMARLKSEYHLAYKRTCMHEFVLSDRDLPNHVTTNDVAKRILDYGIHSPTVYFPLIVDGALMVEPTETESLEYLDDFVEVMKQIKKEAMEDPDMVKKAPHKTPLRRIDAVTAARKPVLKWEKE, translated from the coding sequence ATGAGCACAATTTTTGATAAAAGCAGAATCGGTAAAAACAAATACGCTGTCCCCGGCTATGGCCTCTCTTCATCGGGAGACATACCTCCGTCTTTTCTACGATCCCATGTGGATCTGCCCGATGTCAATGAAACTGAAATGGTCCGGCATTACACAGGACTATCGACCTTGAACTTTGGTGTTGATACGGGCATGTATCCCCTGGGGAGCTGCACCATGAAGTACAACCCAAAGATCAATGAAAAACTGGCATCAATGGAGGCTTTCACATCTCTCCATCCCATGATTGACTGCTGCTACTCCCAGGGAGCTCTCCAGATCATGCATGAGTTGACGGGATATCTCTGCAGCATAACAGGTATGGACAGATTCTCCCTGGCACCCGCTGCCGGTGCCCATGGCGAACTCACGGCCGTTATGATGATAAAAAAATACTTCCAGGAAAAGGGAGAAAACAGGCCCGTAATCCTCATCCCCGACTCGGCCCACGGCACCAATCCGGCATCGGTGGCTATGTGCGGCTTTGAAATAAAGACAGTCCATTCAAATCAGGAAGGTGATGTGGATATTGAATCCCTGAAATCGCTTCTTGACGCGAATGTGGCCGCCATGATGCTCACGAGCCCCAGCACGCTGGGCCTTTTTGACCGGCATCTTACGCAGGTTGCCCATCTTCTGCACGATAATGGTTCACTTTTTTATTGTGACGGAGCCAACCTGAATGCCGTCATGGGTGTCGCAAAGATAAAGGATATGGGATTCGACATCATGCATGTGAACCTTCACAAGACTTTCTCTACGCCCCATGGTGGCGGCGGTCCCGGGTCAGGGCCCGTTGGTGTCGTGTCCAAATTGGCTCCCTATCTGCCGGTGCCGGTTGTTGAGAAGCAGGAAAATCAATACATCCTGAACTATGAAAATACGAGAAGCATCGGGCGGGTTCATTCATTTTACGGGAATTTCCTTATAATGCTCAGGGCCTTTATATATATCCGTATGATGGGAGAAAAAGGAATACGCGGTGTCAGTGAACACGCCGTACTCAACGCCAATTATCTGATGGCACGGCTGAAGAGTGAATATCATCTGGCCTACAAAAGAACCTGCATGCATGAATTCGTCCTCAGCGACAGGGATTTGCCGAACCATGTTACAACCAATGATGTGGCCAAAAGAATTCTTGACTACGGCATACATTCGCCGACGGTGTATTTCCCTCTTATCGTGGATGGCGCTCTCATGGTAGAACCAACTGAAACGGAAAGCCTGGAGTATCTCGATGATTTTGTCGAAGTGATGAAACAAATTAAAAAGGAGGCCATGGAGGATCCCGATATGGTTAAAAAAGCTCCCCATAAAACACCGCTTCGACGTATCGATGCCGTTACTGCAGCCAGAAAGCCCGTCCTCAAGTGGGAAAAAGAATAG
- a CDS encoding aminomethyl-transferring glycine dehydrogenase translates to MNFIAITEEDRKHMLREIGVNDIKDLFKDIPENIRRAYSLELPEALSEIEVEKLLKKHASGNTLPVSFVGAGVYQHQVPAVVDALASRSEFYTAYTPYQPEVSQGTLTAIFEFQTMISNLTGMDATNASMYDGATALAESVMMASAHTKKNRIAVSGALHPNYLHVLRTYAWASDMEVVVVGMENGVTSLTDMENLLDDSMAACVVQYPNFLGCIEDLSSFSKKAREKNVLFIVAVNEMMCLGLLKPPGEFGADIVCGEAQSFGNYPAFGGPMVGFISVRKEFLRKIPGRLVGKTTDVDGKEAYVLTLQTREQHIRREKATSNICTNEGLMALRSVMYLSLIGPRLTDIARLNHSLASYLKSGLLSMGFTAVFQAPFFNEFVIKKNNMNILYEKLKSDGFILGLNLEAYGMKDCMLVCVTEYRTRDEIDSLLSACKKAIS, encoded by the coding sequence ATGAACTTTATTGCTATAACCGAAGAAGATAGAAAACATATGCTCAGGGAAATAGGCGTAAACGATATAAAAGACCTGTTTAAAGACATCCCTGAAAATATCAGGAGGGCCTACTCCCTTGAACTGCCCGAAGCCCTGTCTGAGATAGAGGTTGAAAAGCTGCTGAAAAAACATGCATCGGGCAACACCCTGCCCGTATCATTTGTCGGTGCCGGCGTCTATCAGCACCAGGTGCCTGCTGTTGTTGATGCCCTGGCATCCAGGTCTGAATTCTATACGGCCTACACACCGTATCAACCTGAAGTAAGCCAGGGAACGCTGACTGCCATTTTTGAATTCCAGACCATGATCAGCAACCTTACGGGCATGGACGCAACCAATGCAAGCATGTATGACGGAGCAACGGCACTGGCCGAATCGGTAATGATGGCCTCAGCGCACACCAAAAAGAACCGCATAGCTGTAAGCGGGGCTCTCCATCCCAACTACCTTCACGTACTTAGAACCTATGCCTGGGCGTCTGACATGGAAGTTGTTGTCGTCGGCATGGAAAATGGAGTGACATCACTGACCGACATGGAAAACCTGCTCGATGACTCCATGGCGGCCTGCGTGGTCCAGTATCCCAATTTTTTGGGATGCATAGAGGACCTGTCTTCTTTTTCAAAAAAGGCCAGGGAAAAGAATGTTCTCTTTATCGTTGCTGTGAATGAAATGATGTGTCTGGGCCTACTGAAGCCCCCGGGTGAATTCGGCGCCGATATAGTATGCGGCGAGGCTCAAAGCTTCGGCAACTATCCTGCTTTCGGTGGTCCTATGGTGGGATTTATTTCTGTCAGAAAGGAATTTCTGCGTAAAATTCCGGGACGGCTCGTGGGAAAGACGACCGACGTCGATGGAAAGGAAGCCTATGTTCTCACTCTTCAGACAAGGGAACAACATATCCGCCGCGAAAAGGCCACTTCCAATATTTGTACAAACGAGGGTCTCATGGCACTCCGTTCTGTTATGTACCTGAGCCTTATCGGTCCGCGGTTGACAGATATCGCCCGGCTGAATCATTCCCTTGCATCGTACCTGAAATCCGGACTGCTGTCAATGGGGTTTACGGCTGTTTTTCAGGCTCCATTTTTTAATGAATTTGTCATTAAAAAAAATAACATGAATATCCTGTACGAAAAACTGAAGAGTGATGGATTTATCCTGGGGCTTAATCTCGAGGCATATGGCATGAAAGACTGCATGCTTGTCTGTGTTACGGAATACAGAACCCGTGACGAGATAGATTCCCTTCTGTCGGCCTGTAAAAAGGCCATTTCATAG
- the gcvT gene encoding glycine cleavage system protein T, translated as MKMTRCVEDKIDMNQTALYNEHVALNGKIVEFAGWMLPVMYSSIIEEHMAVRTAAGIFDISHMGEFIISGPGSVPLLKKVIPTRLDKLEPGKAMYSCLSNPSGGVIDDLFIYMVSVDRYMIVVNASNIEKDLAWLKQHAGNDVTIEDISSSTCKLDLQGPASKNVLKKIINEKKIDELPRFYFYETQFMGTTVIVSNSGYTGELGYELYIDNSRAVDLWNGLLNAGAELGLKPIGLGARDSLRIESCYSLYGHELTDDISPVEAGLSWLISSDAEYTARDILTSQKTNGTERELICLEIPDRGIPREGYRIEKNGIDTGYVTSGVFSPLMKKGIAMGLIKSGTAKMGDTLSIIIRNKPVEAVIVKRPFYVYNG; from the coding sequence ATGAAAATGACAAGATGCGTGGAGGATAAAATTGATATGAATCAAACAGCGCTTTATAACGAGCATGTTGCACTTAACGGCAAAATTGTTGAATTTGCAGGATGGATGCTGCCGGTTATGTATTCGTCCATCATTGAAGAACATATGGCTGTGAGAACCGCTGCAGGAATTTTTGATATTTCGCATATGGGAGAATTTATTATTTCCGGTCCCGGATCGGTTCCCCTTTTAAAGAAGGTTATTCCTACGCGTCTTGACAAACTTGAACCCGGGAAGGCCATGTACAGCTGCCTGAGCAATCCCAGCGGAGGCGTCATCGATGACCTGTTTATTTACATGGTATCGGTAGACCGGTATATGATCGTAGTAAACGCGTCCAATATTGAAAAAGATCTTGCCTGGCTCAAACAACATGCCGGGAACGACGTAACCATTGAGGATATATCATCATCGACCTGCAAGTTAGACCTGCAGGGTCCCGCATCAAAAAATGTTCTTAAAAAAATCATAAATGAAAAAAAAATAGATGAACTGCCCCGGTTTTATTTTTATGAAACACAATTCATGGGAACTACGGTCATTGTTTCAAACAGTGGTTATACGGGGGAGCTTGGATATGAATTGTATATAGATAATAGCCGCGCCGTCGATTTATGGAATGGACTTCTCAATGCCGGAGCTGAATTAGGGTTAAAGCCCATAGGACTCGGGGCGCGCGACAGCCTGAGGATTGAATCGTGCTACTCCCTGTACGGACACGAGCTTACCGATGATATATCCCCCGTAGAAGCCGGCCTGTCCTGGCTCATAAGTTCCGACGCCGAATATACCGCCCGGGACATACTGACAAGTCAGAAAACAAATGGTACTGAAAGGGAATTGATCTGCCTGGAAATCCCGGACCGCGGAATTCCCAGGGAAGGATACCGTATTGAAAAAAACGGCATCGATACCGGTTACGTCACCAGCGGTGTTTTTTCGCCTCTTATGAAAAAGGGTATTGCCATGGGACTCATCAAATCGGGTACGGCAAAAATGGGTGATACACTATCGATCATAATCAGGAACAAACCAGTTGAAGCTGTTATTGTAAAAAGGCCCTTTTACGTATATAATGGCTGA
- a CDS encoding transcriptional regulator → MKIDDVNIEIIKHLRDGRKSFKEIADDLSITENTVRSRVAKMTEEGVLDISGLVDPEKLPGHRMVIIGVKLENMDLVNKGREISTLKGVVSVSVVTGQYDLIMIVLLKEGFDILEFYTEEMSCIKGVRSVETFVVYKNYNMKLPYLL, encoded by the coding sequence ATGAAAATTGATGATGTAAACATTGAAATAATAAAGCATCTCCGTGACGGTAGGAAATCCTTCAAGGAGATAGCCGACGATCTTTCCATAACAGAAAATACAGTCCGGTCCAGGGTTGCAAAGATGACTGAAGAAGGCGTCCTGGACATCAGCGGCCTTGTGGACCCGGAAAAACTGCCGGGCCACCGCATGGTTATCATCGGTGTTAAACTGGAAAATATGGACCTGGTGAATAAGGGAAGAGAGATAAGCACACTCAAGGGAGTTGTTTCCGTCAGTGTCGTCACCGGTCAGTATGACCTTATAATGATTGTACTTCTCAAGGAAGGATTTGATATCCTGGAATTTTATACAGAAGAGATGTCCTGCATCAAGGGAGTCAGATCCGTGGAAACTTTTGTTGTATATAAGAATTATAACATGAAGCTGCCCTATCTTTTATAA